The following coding sequences lie in one Anguilla anguilla isolate fAngAng1 chromosome 14, fAngAng1.pri, whole genome shotgun sequence genomic window:
- the dolk gene encoding dolichol kinase — MLSNPVIVESLVVFSIVLCVHFVVWNQLSWCSIALAIQAFYVQHKWDRLLKSGGAVFQFRPSANSGIVPASMVMPLLGLALRERCEASGNVYFERFSMVITVTGMMLALFLSLIALGITRPVPTNTCVVAGLASSAVMYTTKQTLTVSEVIEVLEVLLIFVYLSLIVLYLLPRCFTPGEALLIVGGISFIINQLIKRSLNLTEVKGDPVNYFLPVVVVGSLLLGIFFTLLFCFMESETWVSSLFFHMMTAVLALGIIMPWLSLLIRRHPLTWLLDFVTLNQKRLYLLAYWVLLAALASMVVLHQNYRRASGSKKHQASTVVRKYFHFIVVATYVPGLVFDRQLLHVASVACLAAFLLLEYVRYFRIRPLGQLLRQLLTLFLDERDSGPLILTHIYLLLGMSLPIWLFPGPCAPKGSLPGAGGLVPYAGVLSVGVGDTMASVFGSSMGEIRWPGTKKTMEGTATSIFAQIIAVAIFLIFDGAINLNTSYTWIVGSIALVSLLEAYTVQIDNLLLPLYLFILFML, encoded by the coding sequence ATGCTGAGTAATCCGGTGATTGTGGAGTCACTTGTGGTGTTTTCCATTGTTCTTTGTGTCCACTTTGTGGTGTGGAACCAGCTGTCTTGGTGCTCCATTGCCTTAGCCATTCAGGCCTTCTATGTGCAGCACAAATGGGACCGTTTGCTGAAGTCTGGTGGAGCAGTATTTCAGTTTCGGCCATCGGCAAACAGCGGTATAGTGCCTGCATCCATGGTGATGCCCCTCTTGGGCCTAGCCTTGCGGGAACGCTGCGAGGCCTCTGGGAATGTGTACTTTGAGCGCTTCTCTATGGTGATCACAGTCACTGGCATGATGCTGGCACTGTTCCTCTCCCTGATTGCCTTGGGTATTACTCGACCTGTGCCCACTAACACCTGCGTGGTTGCTGGCCTCGCCAGTAGTGCTGTCATGTACACCACCAAGCAAACCCTGACCGTGTCAGAGGTCATTGAAGTCCTTGAAGTGCTCCTCATCTTTGTCTACCTCAGCCTAATTGTGCTGTACCTACTGCCTCGTTGCTTCACCCCAGGCGAGGCCCTCCTCATAGTGGGCGGAATCAGCTTCATTATCAACCAGCTCATTAAACGCTCACTCAACCTAACAGAGGTTAAAGGGGACCCCGTGAACTACTTCCTGCCTGTGGTGGTGGTAGGGTCCCTGCTATTGGGCATCTTCttcactctgctgttctgcttCATGGAGTCTGAGACCTGGGTGTCCTCGCTCTTCTTCCACATGATGACTGCTGTGCTGGCCTTGGGGATCATCATGCCCTGGCTTTCATTGCTCATCCGCAGGCACCCCCTCACGTGGCTGCTGGACTTTGTCACGCTAAACCAGAAGCGGCTCTACCTGCTGGCCTACTGGGTCCTACTGGCTGCCCTGGCATCCATGGTGGTCCTGCACCAGAACTACAGGAGGGCCTCCGGTTCCAAGAAGCACCAGGCCTCCACAGTGGTTCGGAAGTACTTCCACTTCATAGTGGTGGCCACCTACGTGCCAGGACTGGTGTTTGACCGGCAGCTGCTCCATGTGGCCTCGGTAGCCTGCCTCGCTGCGTTCCTCCTCCTGGAGTACGTGCGCTACTTCAGGATCCGTCCCCTTGGGCAGCTCTTGCGGCAGCTGCTCACGCTCTTTCTGGACGAGCGGGACTCTGGGCCCCTCATCCTCACCCACATCTATCTGCTGCTGGGCATGTCCCTGCCCATCTGGCTGTTCCCAGGCCCCTGCGCCCCCAAGGGCAGCTTGCCCGGGGCAGGGGGCCTCGTGCCCTACGCTGGGGTGTTGTCTGTGGGGGTTGGGGATACCATGGCTTCAGTTTTTGGCAGCAGCATGGGGGAGATCCGGTGGCCTGGAACGAAGAAGACCATGGAGGGCACAGCAACATCCATCTTCGCTCAGATTATTGCTGTAGCGATATTCCTCATCTTCGATGGGGCCATCAACCTGAACACCAGCTACACATGGATCGTGGGATCCATTGCCCTGGTGTCACTGTTGGAGGCCTACACCGTTCAGATAGACAaccttctcctccccctctacCTCTTCATCCTCTTCATGCTCTGA